A region of the Channa argus isolate prfri chromosome 14, Channa argus male v1.0, whole genome shotgun sequence genome:
TCAAATTGTCTCATTCAGCTGTGAAGGAACTGGACAGTGTAGTAGCAGCTATGTTTTGTGGTAccagaagaaagagacagaaacattcaAACTGATTCTGTATATAAATAAGGATGATGGTACCATAGGTAGAGGTTACAATCATCCTCAGGAAAATCATTTCTCATCTGTAAAGAAAGGAAACAGCTATGAGTTGGAGATACAGAAAGTTAAACTCGATCATTCAGCCTCCTACTACTGCTCCTGTATTAAAAGTGTTTCCCACAGTGAGAAATGATTCCTGCAGcctgaacaaaaaccaacagatgaacagatgttaaacagtgtttgtgacaggaagagaacaggaaaccacagcacaggttcatgtgttttcctccatcatagtcactttttatttgctgGTGTCAggatttatttcatattgtaatttattactttttatcagatttttctgcaggtttcctgTTGTTCTACAAATGAggacaatgaagacaaacagaaacacaataatCAAACTAATAAAAGTAACTAAATGTATCAAATCCCATCACATAGAAAAGCagattaaagatgaaaaagctCCAGTGAAGCAGTGATGAAGCCAAAGCAAAGTGTGATGAGGCTCCAAAGAAAAGTTGGTGACAAAGATGAACAACAGTGTGCAGCCATGCAGCAGCTCTGGGAGGTTGGACTGAGACTCTGAGCTGCTTGGAGCTAAATCCTAACACCTTCCCACATTCTTTTCCACGTCTTTTCTACATTCTATCATTTCACTTTTGTGTCCATGTCCCAGATTTGACCATATGACCACAAGCAGCTTTATCCAGGACCAGTACTTCAAAATCAGAGCAACACTGAAATCTGGAGCCAGAGCTTCTTCCTCCTGCCTTTATCACACAACGGGTTCCTGGATTTGAATTTGCAGAGGATGTTAGAGGAAGTTGATGAACTGATCCTCACTGTGGAAAACAGTGACTTTGATGTTTTGgatgtaaaaatacatcaagAACCTGAAATATGATCATTGATCTGAGCTGAAACATTCAGCAGCAAACAGGTTTTTGTATCACTCTCTgtcactgtgggaggaaagtggTACTGGATCTTTGGTTCTGGAACTAAACTGATTGTAACAGGTAAgaatttattacattacatttatttatttattttattgttgaaaatgtGAATTGGAATTTATTTCCATGCTCAGTTCACTTTTTGTATATTTGGAGAAAATCACAGATTAATTCTGATTCTTAATAGTTAAATTGTTTAATGCTCCTTGATGTGTTATCCAGCATCATTTATTGTTGTAGTTTAGGATATCCGCTTGTGAAGATTTACTAATGTGCATAAAActgaaagattttaaaatatgactGATTAATTTCAGTAATTAGACTGAAGGAAGTTGTCAGTAATGTAATtcatttttcaggtttttgaTGATAAACCAAAGTATTTGAtacattataatatttactCTATGGAGCCGATAAATATGACATCAGACGATCAATAAAGTTATTACAGTTCATCCTCAGAGGATCATGAACGTCTTAATCAATGATTAAACATTGATATTGAGATGTTTTAGtccaaacaataaaatggagaaaataagATACAGTCATGATATTATATTAGAGAAAACCATCGTGCAGCTGAAATATGAAACTGCTTCATAAATTAGATTAATTCACCTCAGTTAAAACATTCAGcagcaaactgtttttttttttatcattgtgttttactgtgggAGGATATGTGAATCCTATCTTTGGTTCTGGAGCTAAACTGTTTATAACAGGTAAGAAAACAATTCAAATTTCCTTTAgttttgtcctttaaaaaagttaaaaattggttaaattaataataaaaaaatccagaaaCCGACACTAAACCAACAATTTACTTTCTTTACTGACATTTAGTCAAGAAATTGTTCAAATATTGAGACGCTGGCTTTTCTGAACATTAGAAACAATATTTCAGTCAGGTTTGTTAGAACATGTCAGCAGTCAAGTTCTGTGTCTGATTTTCCTGCTCAGGTCACTTTTTCTACTAAActtagacaaaaaacaaatacaattcagTGAATTCTTCACATTCTCTGATTCGtaagttaaatgtttaatatattgttgtttctcacatttatggtgataaataaatgactgtatgtaaaatgaaaattacagttgttgtctgaccataaatgtattttatctcattttaaatattgttttaaaagatgaaaaataccttcagaaaaaatacatttctatatttacattttatacagagaaattttaatatgttaaacatgtaaataatgagtaaaaaaactgtattttgtattaagtAACTGTGTACTTTGAAATATGTAGtaacaaaaattacaaatatggGTCAAAATCTTCAAAAATGACATTATGATAAGAAAAGTTCAGtgacatttgtacatttgttacaaaaattatacatttgtaaGTAAATGAAACTGCATAAAAAAGacagtttgatgttttaattttaatacattaTCACAACCcatcacagtaaatgtttttatgtctaTATATTACAGATTAAATCAATTAtagattttataattttattttaatataatttacattaGAGTGGCTGTATCAGGTGTGTGgttaatactgtatatttgtataatggttaaaatgtaatttttttattaaaccacatatatttagtaaatttgattgtaatttatatatatataataatataaataattataattgttattttgttagctacaaaaaatattatatatatatatacacacacacacatactattatgtgttttattaaaaaaagaatgtcaTTTACATGATAAACATAAAGAGGCTGTTATTAGGTGTGTGGTAAATACTTTGTTTATACAATGataaaaacattgttataaaatatttatatttaatgatggatctaataaaaatataaatattttttataagtATTATTATGTCaggtataaatataaattaaaataaatgttgatgacAATCATTTTTGTACAAAGTGAATGAATGTGACTGTATTTCCTGCCCCATAACATTTACACTATTTACTATAATGTCGGTTGTTTCCAAAACTGAATGTTGATAAAAGTTTAATCATAACTTTATGATCtaaatatatttctgaaattgttttcactgcatatttttaaatgtgtagaaatgcatttttttcttccctgtgtGAATCAGGAATATGTTCACACCGTATTATATTTACTTCCATGTTTTACCAAAATCtatatttagattttctgtGTGTCAAACTTGAGATGAGCAGGTGGTGACGCCCGTGGTGAGCGTGTACCCAGCAGCATCCAGAGACCACCTGGAGGGGAAGAGCTCCCTGCTGTGTGTGGCCTCACAAATGGTTCCTCGTCGCATCCAGTTCTCctggaaaagacagaaacagaacgGTCCTCTGGAGGAACTGAACCCTGCTGAcggagagcagctgcagctggaagagTCGGGACGCAGCGTCTCCATCTTGCTGCTCCATCAGCCAGAGAGCAGCCCAtataaatacagctgctctgtcaAACATGAGGGGGGAACAGTGGAGGCCCAAACAGAACAAGGTGATGAAGGTTTGGTGACTGTGTTCAGCAGTGATTCAGCTTCATGTggagacacagaggactgacATTTGTCACTGCAcctccttttctgtttcagagCTTCCAGCTCCAGCAGCCTCCTGTCCTCCAGAGAGACAAGCAGCAGACCTGGCAGCTCTGCAGCAAGAAGCTGACTGTAAGATCACCTGCTGCCTCTCTGCATGTTGTGCTGCATATCAGTCTGTTCACTTTGTGTTCAGCACTGAAGCACTCAAACATACACTCCCTGATCCTGTTACAGTCCAACAGCACAACAAATAGCAATCACACAACTTGGACTTCACATTGTGACCAGTAACATGTTTGTTTGAGTTTCTTTTTGCCtccttttgtgttgcagtggttCCTCTGGATCCTCTCCAGTCTCAGTACCAGGTGAAGCTGCTCTGTCTGCTGTACACAGTGCTGATAGTGAAGAGTCTGGTGTACTGCTGTGGACTGTCTCTGCTGAGGAGCCTCAGAGACCAGGGAGCGTCCACCAACTAGTCACATGATCACTGACTGCTTTCTGCTCAGCTTCAAGTCTCAGTaatattattcatttcttttatgtAAACAGATAAGATACAGTCATTGTTTGAAGAGTAAATACACATATTACACTTATATACTGATTATTACTAAGTGCAAAAACTGTTGTGATTTTTAACAGTTTAGTCAGTTTGACCTGtttaataatagaaaattatcagcagctgttgatgtttctgtgtttatcttttAATCCTGTACATTATACAGTTTGGCAAGTTTAGTTATTTTCTTCATTGcaatattctaaataaaatataaatccccaaatttttatttccaactgTGCATTATTCTACAAGGACCCTTGTGTGATGATCATTAAATAATCAGTTCAGCACCTTTTATAACAGTCAGTTTGAATGTAAAACTCTTTGCTGATGATGTTGTTTTTGACGTCTATCTACAGCACAGTGAGCTGCTCAAACTTTGCATAAAGCTGATGACATTATTTCTgaagtaaatacagttttacttggatataatttacaatttaccTCAAAAGTTACATACAGTCTGGTTCACAATCACTAAATTCAAATgctattttaaaagtgtgttgaTAATCAAACAGTTACAAAGTGATCAAGTGGACAAATGACTATAAGTTTTTGTTGTATGGATGTTTTATGCATTGGTTTaaaccaaaagtaaaacaacagtgACATCTTCAGTTTTTCATAAATGTTATACAATGAAGGAGTTTGGCTGTTTTCTCAGGCCTCCATGTTGTGTCCTTGTACATTAACCATCACACAGTTCTTAAAATGGAAAGCTCTATGTGATGCCATAAGTGTTTATGTCAGCAGATGTGAATCTATTTTCAGCAGTTATTAGGACTCACAAACACCAGCTGAAAGCGAGTCAACActttgtttcctgcagcagaTGATCTGTGTGGGTTTCTGCTCTGCAGCCTCCACACTGTGAGCTGTGGTTTGTCACTTTAATGACACAATGCCAGTTACAGGTTTGGTTAAAGAAACTTTTCAGGAAGCATCTGTGTTATTAAtctgtgagagagtgagaggctTTGAGTTTTCAAACCAACTTTATTACAACACATTATTCATCAGTATTCAATAACACCATCGTCTCTGTGTCCTAACTCAGGAGCATAATGTAATTCAGCAACATCAAAGAAGAGGACGTCATCTAGAGTCTTTTCAAAAGTGTCCAGATCCTTCATTTTTACATTGAACTGATAGAGCTGatgttatttttacctttacaactttttttatcatcatcacTGGTTCAACCTCACCTTCATTCTCCATTCTCTTTTGGCTGCTCAAATAAATCACCAACTTCACCTTCCTGATAAGAGAATTAGTTGATCATctttctttgtcatttccttTCTCATAGCTAAAGTCCACAATGAAAACCTGGTTGCTAAACACTGCACCCAGACGACTCATCAGCTGCAATGTACAGTGACTACAGTATTGGGAAGCATCAGAAACTGACCAGCATCTTCTCTACCAGTCTAAGGGAATAGACTTGACAGTTGACAGATATACTGAGTTATGAATAGTAATCATTCCACCCAGTAACCATTGTATCAGGATACCAGGGCGGAAAGGTTCATACACAGGTAAAAAGGTGGTATTGGATCacataaacaaaaccaacataGTCCATACACTAAGCCACCAACCTGACAGAGGATGTTCTCTGCTATTTGTCTCCATGGCAGAATGGGAGGTCCATAAAGCTCCATTAACTGCAACTGTGACGTCATCTGCATGTGTAGACACATGGAAACTATATAACAGCCTGACCCCCACAGAGGTTCAATGGATAGTGAATACAGCATCCCACTCAAACCTTCATTCATCTTCTAAATTTTGTCACTGCCGGCCCCTAACTTTCAGTGTTAATGTAAAGAACTTTAATCCTCATGAAAAAACATAGTAGCGAGGTTCTAATCTATCAAAGGCCAAATCATTAGacctttgtctgtctctgtacttcagtggttttctttGTATCTTACTTTCTGTTGCGATAAACCAGATCATGTCTGACTCAATGCCTCAGTTATTTTAAGTACCACAGTGATGTGTTAGATTCAAGATttaagattcaaagtgtttattgtcatatgcacagatagaacgcatgtttccctgtacaatgaaattcttactttgccatccactctaaatgtcacacagttagtaaaatgagaattgataaaaaaatagaaattaaataaaatacaaataaaattaaaaaaataagagcaaacaaaataagagcaataaggcaataaaggtgaggtagtgcaattctgaaaagaaaaaaaaaagaaaagaaataaatttgggtgcaaatacaaaatgtgatgtgtccgtgtaacagttatgttataACTGTTATGTTATGCATaacatgttatgttatgttcatggttgcaaactcctgtcagctgtttaggagtctgatggcagaggggaagacagagttcttcagtctcgaGGTCCTGCAtgtcacacttctgtacctccgtcctgagggtataagtgtgaacagtccgtgctgggggtgggaggggtctttgaggatggacgcagctctcctgtggactctgcggtggtagatgctccACAGAGAGGGCATGGAGGtctcttgctgtttttattgtatctgACAACTCTTGCTTGgattattcagtgttttaaacatGTGTCTTATTGGttatatgctgatgatattcagTTATATTGTTCTTTCAGGGAGTCTGAGTTTCACTTGTTGTCTAGCTTCTTTGAATATCTGTCTTGCATTAAGAAGTGGTTGGGCAGTAACTACCTTCAACTAAatccaaaaaagacagaaactttgATCGTTGGTCAAATgttcaaaaacagtttttatcatCTAcggaatatttctaaaatgaggaaaatgttgtccaGTGTAGATTTAGAGATGATCATAAATGCTTTTATCTCATCTCCTTTGGACTATTGTAACTCACTCTTTTGTTCGAAATGTCTTTCAGATTGTTTAAAATTCAGCAGTGAGGCTTTTAAATGGAACCAGTAGAAGATCCCACATCACACCGGTTTTATATTCTCCTCAATGGTTACCAGTCAAATTTTACTTAACATATAGAGCCCTTCATGACCAAGCTACTAAGTACATATCTGACCTGTTGACCCCTTATGGCTCCTCTACAGCATCAATGTTATAAGGTCAAAATCTGCTTGTGGtcctaaaacccattttaaaacattcttttctttacattttgttaagcACTTTGTGACTTGTACattttactatatatatatgtgtgtgtatatatataaataaaacagaactaTATATTCCTGTACCTGCTGTAATtgtgaacatattttttttcccatttgctATTACA
Encoded here:
- the LOC137098466 gene encoding immunoglobulin lambda-1 light chain-like — translated: MAAQLVQEHLTLTRRLGQIVSFSCEGTGQCSSSYVLWYQKKETETFKLILYINKDDGTIGRGYNHPQENHFSSVKKGNSYELEIQKVKLDHSASYYCSCIKSVSHTETFSSKQVFVSLSVTVGGKWYWIFGSGTKLIVTDEQVVTPVVSVYPAASRDHLEGKSSLLCVASQMVPRRIQFSWKRQKQNGPLEELNPADGEQLQLEESGRSVSILLLHQPESSPYKYSCSVKHEGGTVEAQTEQELPAPAASCPPERQAADLAALQQEADLVPLDPLQSQYQVKLLCLLYTVLIVKSLVYCCGLSLLRSLRDQGASTN